In one Neobacillus sp. WH10 genomic region, the following are encoded:
- a CDS encoding CotH kinase family protein codes for MDEVTIIPQYKIFINPIDLRELRRDIWIDEPVPAQLTIGGRKLEIDLSYRGSHIRDFPKKSYQITFYNPRKFKGSKQIHLNAEFKDPSLIRNKLSFDFFSEIGVLSPQSSHIFLTQNGKAKGVYLEIESVDENFLKRRSLSNGSIFYAVDGDANFSLMSDLDKETKKSLDLGYERKYGTPANDFYLQEFIFNINTIPQNDFEKEIPKYVDIEKYLRWIAGIIFTSNYDGFVHNYALYRNDNTGLFQVIPWDYDATWGRDVNGKIMEANYVPINGFNTLTARLLDVAHFRKRYRNLLEEIMNHQFTTEFMMPKVEKMLQVIRPYVLQDPYKKQDINIFDNESEVISQYIKKRRKYLQRKLTKMEWQ; via the coding sequence ATGGACGAGGTAACAATCATACCGCAATATAAGATTTTTATTAATCCAATCGATCTTAGGGAACTAAGAAGAGACATTTGGATTGATGAACCGGTTCCTGCTCAATTAACGATAGGCGGGAGAAAATTGGAGATTGATTTAAGTTATCGGGGATCTCATATTCGTGATTTTCCGAAAAAATCATATCAAATTACGTTTTATAATCCAAGAAAATTTAAAGGTTCTAAACAAATACATCTAAACGCTGAATTCAAGGATCCTTCGCTTATCAGAAATAAATTATCCTTTGATTTCTTTTCAGAGATTGGCGTTTTATCCCCGCAATCAAGTCATATTTTTTTAACGCAAAATGGTAAAGCAAAAGGTGTTTATTTAGAAATCGAATCGGTGGATGAGAATTTTTTAAAAAGAAGAAGCCTTTCAAACGGAAGTATTTTTTATGCCGTCGATGGTGATGCTAACTTTTCTCTAATGAGTGATTTAGACAAAGAAACAAAAAAATCACTAGATCTAGGCTATGAACGAAAGTACGGTACACCTGCAAATGATTTTTACTTACAGGAATTCATCTTTAACATTAATACAATTCCACAGAATGATTTTGAAAAGGAAATACCAAAATACGTTGACATCGAAAAATACCTCCGCTGGATTGCCGGGATTATTTTTACATCAAACTATGATGGGTTCGTTCATAACTATGCCCTTTACCGGAATGATAATACTGGTTTATTCCAAGTCATTCCCTGGGATTATGATGCAACATGGGGACGAGATGTAAACGGAAAGATAATGGAAGCAAATTATGTTCCGATTAATGGTTTTAATACATTAACAGCGAGGCTATTAGACGTAGCTCATTTTCGAAAACGCTATCGTAACCTGCTCGAAGAAATAATGAACCATCAATTTACCACCGAATTTATGATGCCCAAGGTTGAAAAAATGCTCCAAGTGATTCGTCCGTATGTGCTGCAGGATCCTTATAAAAAACAAGATATAAATATATTTGATAACGAGTCAGAAGTGATTTCCCAGTATATCAAGAAAAGAAGAAAATATTTACAAAGAAAATTAACAAAAATGGAGTGGCAATAA
- a CDS encoding long-chain-fatty-acid--CoA ligase, translating into MFSPLTPLDWKRRAVKYYPQKTAVIDGEKEFTYEAFGQRVDQVSTALHQAGIVKGDHVAVMMPNTHYMLECFYGICQLGAVMVPLNYRLSAEDLEYIIGHSDSKMLIVDEEFCAPIEKIINNLSLEQIIIVHVSGYKTSLNGVYYEDFLQHASQNTELPEVEIDENQLLTLNYTSGTTSKPKGVMLTHRGNYLNAANFLYHLNVKHDDVYLHTLPMFHANGWGGVWAITAAGGTHVCLRKVDPPLILELFEKKNISLLCGAPTVVNMLVNDPKAKEIEINTSPRMATAGAPPAAALIHKAQEILGLNMIHVYGLTETSPFILYCEWKKEFESKSTDEQASIKARQGIELAFNGETKVVHQDGEEVAWNGRELGEIVTRGNVVMAGYYKDPQTTAAAIRDGWFHTGDLAVTYPDGFIEIQDRAKDLIISGGENISSTEVEGVLYKHPDVLETAVIAIPDEKWGEVPKAIIVLQPGAKVTKEEIIQFCRSNMAHFKAPKAVEFVDALPKTATGKLQKYRLREMYWTGPKRVN; encoded by the coding sequence ATGTTTTCCCCTTTAACCCCACTAGACTGGAAACGGAGAGCAGTTAAATATTATCCGCAAAAAACAGCTGTAATAGATGGCGAGAAGGAGTTTACATATGAAGCATTTGGACAGCGTGTTGATCAGGTTTCTACTGCTTTACATCAAGCTGGAATAGTAAAAGGGGATCATGTAGCAGTGATGATGCCCAACACCCATTATATGTTGGAATGCTTCTATGGTATATGTCAGCTTGGGGCGGTGATGGTACCTTTGAATTATCGGCTTTCTGCCGAGGATTTGGAGTATATTATTGGTCATAGTGACTCGAAAATGTTAATTGTAGATGAAGAATTTTGCGCTCCGATTGAGAAAATCATCAACAACCTATCCTTAGAACAAATCATTATCGTCCATGTTTCGGGGTATAAAACATCTTTAAATGGTGTGTATTATGAGGATTTTCTTCAGCATGCCTCTCAAAATACTGAGTTACCGGAAGTGGAGATCGATGAAAACCAGCTTCTCACGTTAAATTACACAAGTGGAACAACGTCAAAACCAAAAGGTGTCATGTTAACACATCGTGGTAATTACCTTAATGCGGCCAATTTTCTGTATCATCTAAATGTAAAACATGATGATGTGTATCTTCATACATTACCGATGTTCCATGCAAACGGCTGGGGCGGTGTATGGGCGATTACAGCAGCTGGAGGTACGCATGTATGTTTGCGAAAGGTAGACCCGCCACTAATTCTCGAGTTATTTGAGAAGAAAAATATTTCTCTACTATGTGGTGCCCCGACTGTTGTTAATATGCTTGTAAATGATCCGAAAGCGAAGGAAATTGAGATCAATACGAGCCCACGTATGGCAACAGCTGGTGCACCACCAGCAGCAGCTCTGATTCATAAAGCTCAAGAAATCCTTGGATTAAATATGATCCACGTCTATGGATTGACGGAAACCTCACCTTTCATTCTATATTGCGAGTGGAAAAAAGAATTTGAATCAAAATCTACGGATGAACAAGCAAGCATTAAAGCAAGACAAGGAATTGAACTAGCCTTTAATGGAGAAACAAAGGTCGTTCATCAAGATGGAGAAGAAGTTGCATGGAATGGGAGAGAGTTGGGGGAAATCGTTACACGCGGCAATGTTGTAATGGCTGGATATTATAAAGATCCACAGACGACTGCGGCTGCTATCAGGGATGGATGGTTTCATACAGGTGATTTGGCCGTTACTTATCCGGATGGTTTCATCGAAATACAAGATCGTGCTAAGGATTTGATTATTTCTGGAGGGGAAAATATTTCTTCTACCGAGGTCGAAGGTGTTTTGTATAAACACCCTGATGTCTTGGAAACGGCGGTGATTGCCATTCCTGATGAAAAATGGGGCGAGGTTCCGAAGGCGATTATTGTATTACAGCCTGGTGCAAAAGTTACTAAAGAGGAGATTATTCAATTTTGCCGATCGAATATGGCCCACTTTAAGGCACCAAAAGCTGTTGAATTTGTGGATGCTTTACCAAAAACAGCTACAGGTAAACTACAAAAATACCGTTTAAGGGAAATGTATTGGACAGGCCCGAAGAGGGTCAATTAA
- a CDS encoding DEAD/DEAH box helicase — protein MSKLQTIYPQAIEHTKMKVVEDIDRYLETKEILPSFKQYLADRGHYVEQIWVNVWLNKSTNDVPKNEKKQFISEKGYEVQGIDRKLLNKLFRDEMRTYQPFNAMEWVNETFASQEEMWAERYHDAKDSFLKREEQKQLEEQKLTFQREIEDFAVGIMEEQYELFYINVRHFVAKQLAADLQNNVKFQFVDTFALEEKLVNQGSFDPSAYTTVSAFFKELTGDIHKTLNWGRSLFEYQTYFFIYESLISDYLSDLIPQKILEQLSAEIKDDFHDIFHEKISVSFVKGSIAQLLYDIESYFIEDIQEEYVSDLIKLVEIPFDPNVHKDILENDLKEREKKQKKEQEELQRKKEAEERMMRDIFGAEYDPSLQRHVRYVLHIGETNTGKTHHALEKMKAANSGLYLAPLRLLALEVFDKLNSEGTLCSLKTGEEEKMVLDAHHTSCTVEMFHEKDYYEVVVIDEAQMITDKDRGFSWYKAITKANAEEVHIIGSRNSKTMLLELLGNSDVEIHEYSRDTPLEVETKEFHIKHIKKGDALICFSRRRVLETASRLQNDGHSVSMIYGSMPPETRKKQIEQFNKGKTKVIVATDAIGMGLNLPIRRIVFLENDKFDGTRRRLLTSQEVKQIAGRAGRKGIYEVGKVAFTSDIKKMRNLLLQEDEPVHTFAIAPTNSVFERFQRYYHDLGTFFELWGKFESPKGTKKASLSEEKSLYQLIAGTDIEARLSLMDLYGFLHLPFSKNEPALTRQWEDTMYAIIQGRELPEPIVKDRSLEELELSYKAIGLHLLFLYRLGERTEAIYWERLREEISDQVQERLKTDIKKFVKKCKTCGKKLPWDHSFPTCDACHAAKYRRYRYDDFEF, from the coding sequence GTGAGCAAGTTACAAACCATTTACCCTCAAGCCATTGAACATACAAAAATGAAAGTGGTTGAAGATATTGACCGCTATCTAGAAACGAAAGAAATACTTCCATCCTTTAAACAATACCTTGCAGATCGAGGACATTATGTAGAGCAAATTTGGGTGAACGTTTGGTTGAATAAATCGACAAATGATGTTCCAAAAAATGAAAAAAAGCAATTTATAAGTGAAAAAGGGTACGAAGTACAAGGGATTGACAGAAAACTTCTGAATAAATTATTTCGAGATGAAATGAGAACATATCAGCCTTTCAATGCCATGGAGTGGGTAAACGAAACATTCGCCAGTCAGGAAGAAATGTGGGCGGAGCGTTATCATGATGCAAAGGACAGTTTTTTAAAGCGTGAGGAACAGAAACAGCTTGAAGAACAGAAGTTAACGTTTCAAAGAGAAATCGAGGATTTTGCAGTTGGTATTATGGAAGAACAATATGAACTATTTTATATTAATGTCCGCCACTTTGTTGCGAAACAATTAGCTGCCGACCTGCAAAATAATGTGAAGTTTCAATTTGTGGATACCTTTGCACTTGAGGAAAAATTAGTTAATCAGGGTTCGTTTGATCCGTCGGCCTATACAACAGTATCAGCTTTTTTTAAAGAATTGACTGGTGATATTCATAAGACACTAAACTGGGGCCGAAGTTTATTTGAATATCAAACCTATTTTTTTATTTATGAAAGTTTAATTTCTGATTATTTATCAGATCTGATCCCGCAGAAAATACTAGAGCAGCTTTCAGCCGAGATTAAGGATGATTTTCACGATATCTTTCATGAGAAAATATCGGTTTCGTTTGTAAAAGGCAGTATTGCACAGCTTTTATATGATATTGAGAGTTATTTTATTGAAGATATTCAAGAAGAATATGTTTCTGACTTAATAAAGTTAGTAGAAATTCCTTTTGATCCTAATGTGCATAAGGATATTTTAGAAAACGACCTCAAGGAACGGGAAAAGAAACAAAAAAAAGAGCAGGAAGAACTTCAACGGAAAAAAGAAGCCGAAGAACGAATGATGAGAGACATATTTGGGGCGGAATACGACCCTTCGTTACAGCGTCATGTCCGCTATGTCCTCCACATTGGTGAAACGAATACCGGAAAAACACATCATGCGTTAGAAAAAATGAAAGCAGCAAATAGCGGCTTGTATTTGGCTCCGCTTCGTCTGTTAGCCCTAGAGGTTTTTGATAAATTGAATTCGGAAGGGACACTGTGCTCCTTAAAAACGGGCGAGGAAGAAAAAATGGTCTTAGATGCTCATCATACCTCTTGTACCGTGGAAATGTTCCATGAAAAAGATTATTACGAAGTGGTTGTGATTGATGAGGCGCAGATGATTACTGATAAAGACCGAGGTTTTTCATGGTATAAGGCTATCACCAAAGCTAATGCCGAAGAAGTACATATCATCGGAAGCAGGAATTCAAAAACGATGCTGCTCGAGCTTTTAGGTAATTCAGATGTCGAAATTCATGAATACAGCCGCGATACACCGCTTGAGGTGGAAACGAAGGAATTTCATATTAAGCACATAAAAAAGGGTGATGCACTGATTTGTTTTTCACGAAGACGTGTACTTGAAACGGCTTCACGTCTGCAAAATGACGGCCATTCTGTCAGTATGATTTACGGCAGTATGCCGCCGGAAACTCGGAAAAAGCAGATCGAGCAGTTTAACAAAGGAAAAACAAAGGTGATCGTCGCTACGGATGCAATTGGAATGGGATTAAACCTGCCGATTCGCAGGATTGTTTTCTTGGAGAATGATAAATTCGATGGAACACGAAGGCGGCTGCTTACCTCCCAAGAAGTAAAACAAATCGCTGGCCGTGCCGGTCGCAAAGGAATTTATGAGGTCGGAAAAGTTGCTTTTACAAGTGATATCAAAAAAATGCGAAACCTGCTCTTGCAGGAGGATGAGCCAGTTCATACGTTTGCGATTGCTCCAACCAATTCTGTGTTCGAACGCTTTCAACGGTATTATCATGATTTGGGGACTTTTTTTGAGCTTTGGGGAAAATTTGAAAGTCCGAAAGGGACGAAAAAAGCTTCGCTTTCAGAGGAGAAGTCTCTATATCAACTCATTGCCGGGACAGATATAGAAGCTAGGCTATCCTTAATGGATCTTTATGGGTTCTTACATCTTCCATTTTCAAAAAATGAACCAGCATTGACGAGACAATGGGAAGATACGATGTATGCCATCATCCAGGGCAGGGAGCTTCCAGAGCCAATTGTTAAGGACAGAAGCTTAGAGGAGTTAGAATTAAGTTATAAAGCGATTGGGCTTCATCTTTTATTTTTATATCGCTTGGGCGAGCGGACGGAAGCGATCTATTGGGAACGGCTGCGTGAGGAAATCAGTGATCAGGTACAGGAGCGATTGAAAACTGACATAAAGAAATTCGTTAAAAAATGCAAGACGTGCGGTAAAAAGCTGCCTTGGGATCATTCATTTCCAACATGTGATGCCTGTCATGCAGCAAAATACAGAAGATACCGGTATGATGATTTTGAATTTTAA
- the dacB gene encoding D-alanyl-D-alanine carboxypeptidase/D-alanyl-D-alanine-endopeptidase yields the protein MVQQLNQLIENDPDLKGAIAGISIRSAVSGKIIYDHQGDIRLRPASNMKLLTAAAALNVLGEKYTFTTEVLTDAQVKKNTLKGNLFLKGKGDPTLIKADFDKMALEIKELGIKRIKGNLVGDDSHYDDVRYSLDQPWSDETTYYGAQISALTASPTTDYDSGSVKVKVRPGIKIGDKVHVKVTPKSNYVKIVNNAVTVKEDGKKEITIEREHAKNTITIEGTFPVNAKAVNEWIGVWDPTRYAITLFKQSLANQGIALSGKITTGTVPDTAKVLTSHQSMPLSELLVPFMKLSNNVHAEILIKEMGKVMKGEGSWEKGLDILETETAKFGVNTKTMVIRDGSGISHVNLIPANQLTLLLFAVQKEKWFPVYLSSLPVAGVQNKMVGGSLRNRMKNSSTVGKVKAKTGTISTVSTLSGYVSPRSGQTLIFSIMLNNMLDESTGKKIEDRLVTILANQ from the coding sequence ATGGTTCAGCAACTTAATCAACTAATAGAAAATGACCCGGATTTAAAGGGTGCCATCGCAGGAATAAGTATTCGTTCTGCTGTAAGCGGTAAAATCATTTATGACCATCAAGGCGATATTCGATTGCGCCCCGCCTCCAATATGAAGCTGTTAACTGCAGCAGCAGCCTTAAACGTCCTAGGTGAAAAATATACTTTCACGACCGAAGTCCTTACAGATGCACAAGTGAAAAAGAATACGCTGAAAGGTAATCTTTTTCTAAAAGGAAAAGGTGACCCGACCTTGATAAAAGCTGATTTTGACAAAATGGCATTGGAAATAAAGGAGCTGGGGATTAAACGGATAAAGGGAAATTTGGTCGGGGATGATTCGCATTACGATGATGTGCGTTATTCACTCGATCAGCCATGGAGCGATGAAACCACTTATTATGGTGCTCAGATTTCTGCACTAACCGCCTCACCAACAACTGATTACGATTCAGGTTCTGTTAAGGTAAAGGTTAGACCTGGAATAAAAATTGGAGACAAGGTGCATGTAAAGGTAACTCCAAAAAGTAACTATGTGAAGATCGTTAACAATGCTGTAACAGTGAAAGAAGATGGAAAAAAGGAAATTACAATAGAGCGGGAACACGCAAAGAACACGATAACCATTGAAGGAACATTTCCTGTAAATGCGAAGGCAGTAAATGAATGGATTGGAGTGTGGGATCCAACTAGGTATGCAATAACTCTTTTTAAACAATCACTTGCCAACCAGGGGATAGCTTTATCGGGAAAAATTACAACAGGAACGGTGCCTGATACTGCAAAGGTTTTGACGAGCCATCAATCAATGCCTTTATCAGAATTGCTCGTTCCATTTATGAAGCTGAGTAATAATGTACATGCCGAAATATTAATCAAGGAAATGGGAAAGGTGATGAAAGGAGAAGGAAGCTGGGAAAAGGGGTTAGATATATTGGAAACAGAAACGGCTAAATTCGGGGTAAACACAAAAACAATGGTGATTCGGGATGGTTCAGGGATTTCACATGTAAATCTAATTCCAGCCAATCAACTCACATTGCTGTTATTTGCTGTGCAGAAGGAAAAGTGGTTTCCAGTATACCTATCTTCACTTCCTGTTGCTGGTGTTCAAAACAAAATGGTGGGTGGTTCATTAAGGAACCGTATGAAAAATTCCAGTACCGTTGGAAAAGTGAAAGCGAAAACTGGTACCATCTCTACAGTCAGCACTCTCTCGGGTTATGTGAGCCCCAGAAGTGGACAAACACTGATTTTTTCGATTATGTTAAATAACATGCTCGACGAATCGACAGGTAAAAAAATAGAGGATAGGCTGGTAACTATTTTAGCCAATCAATAA
- a CDS encoding DsbA family oxidoreductase: MKIEVWSDYVCPFCYIGKRRLEEALSQFPHKDQVEVEFKSFELDPNSSEYSGQNIHEVLAKKYGMSIEQAKQANHSVGQQAASVGLTFNFEEMKPTNTFDAHRLAKFAKTKGKEAVLSEKLLQSYFTESKHIGDVETLADLAKDSDLNRQEALTVLNDKTAYANEVRADEGIAQQYRIGGVPYFIINSKYAISGAQSLETFKGALQKVWEEESPAPVLQDLSTEEDVSCADGSCMIPEKNRP; encoded by the coding sequence ATGAAAATTGAGGTTTGGTCTGATTATGTTTGTCCGTTTTGTTATATTGGGAAACGTCGGTTAGAAGAGGCGTTAAGCCAATTTCCACATAAAGATCAAGTAGAGGTTGAATTCAAAAGCTTTGAGCTTGATCCAAATTCATCGGAATACAGTGGTCAAAATATTCATGAGGTATTAGCGAAAAAATATGGCATGAGTATTGAACAGGCTAAACAAGCCAATCATAGTGTTGGTCAGCAGGCAGCAAGTGTTGGATTGACGTTCAATTTTGAAGAGATGAAGCCAACAAATACCTTTGATGCCCATCGATTGGCAAAGTTTGCGAAAACGAAAGGAAAAGAAGCAGTGCTCTCTGAAAAGCTTCTTCAATCCTATTTCACTGAATCAAAGCATATTGGAGATGTCGAAACATTGGCAGACCTTGCTAAGGATTCGGATTTAAATCGTCAAGAAGCATTAACGGTTCTTAATGATAAAACCGCTTATGCCAACGAGGTACGTGCAGACGAAGGAATTGCCCAACAGTACCGAATTGGCGGTGTGCCGTATTTTATTATCAATTCAAAATACGCTATTTCCGGTGCGCAATCATTGGAAACTTTCAAGGGGGCCTTACAAAAGGTTTGGGAGGAAGAATCTCCTGCACCCGTACTTCAGGATCTTTCAACAGAAGAAGATGTCAGTTGTGCTGATGGGAGCTGTATGATTCCTGAAAAAAATAGGCCGTAA
- a CDS encoding CBS domain-containing protein: MTITKKQGQLLSERFEVAYNQVHDALKDIVQINDERFVVLVKVGSKKYQIIETFKKDLEQYARLRNAIVHEKMEVGFYIAEPNVKVVNHIEKIANVFSRPNYALSIASKDVVYFDVHDSILKVTDAIKEYGYSKFPIYKNTKCIGLLTAGSIVKWMAQNMESGQVNLSDIHVSEIMQYEKDRPIEIAAKDINIFEVENIFEKAHKKKRKIEGVIITENGKIDEAPLGIITAWDLIEIDYTVD, translated from the coding sequence ATGACAATAACTAAAAAACAAGGACAACTGCTATCGGAGCGTTTTGAAGTGGCTTACAATCAAGTTCATGACGCCTTAAAAGACATCGTTCAAATCAATGATGAAAGATTCGTAGTTTTAGTGAAAGTTGGGTCCAAAAAATATCAAATTATTGAAACATTCAAGAAGGACTTGGAGCAATACGCACGGCTAAGAAATGCAATTGTCCATGAAAAAATGGAAGTCGGTTTCTATATTGCCGAACCTAATGTTAAGGTTGTTAATCATATAGAAAAAATTGCCAATGTATTTAGCCGCCCAAATTATGCACTTTCCATTGCTTCTAAAGATGTTGTTTATTTTGACGTTCATGACAGCATCTTAAAAGTGACAGATGCCATTAAAGAATACGGTTATTCTAAATTTCCAATTTATAAAAATACAAAATGCATCGGCCTTTTAACAGCAGGATCGATTGTGAAGTGGATGGCACAAAATATGGAAAGCGGCCAGGTAAATCTCTCTGATATCCATGTTTCAGAAATAATGCAGTACGAGAAAGATCGTCCGATTGAGATTGCAGCTAAGGATATAAATATTTTTGAGGTTGAAAATATTTTTGAAAAAGCCCATAAAAAGAAAAGGAAAATTGAGGGTGTCATTATCACTGAAAATGGGAAAATAGATGAGGCTCCTCTAGGGATTATCACCGCTTGGGACCTAATTGAAATTGATTATACAGTAGATTAA
- a CDS encoding HAD family hydrolase: MVKAIFFDLDDTLLWDQKSVKDAFAATCKAAEDRYGMDANQLEEAVRDAARNLYASYEFYPFTQMIGINPFEGLWGNFLDENHDHFIKMKDTVPSYRKDAWTNGLKKMGVDDDDFGYELAERFPQERRKVPFVYEETFKTLDALKGHYQLLLLTNGSPDLQKTKLEITPELVPYFNKIVISGDFGRGKPDPSIFEHALSLISLNKEEVIMVGDNLMTDILGANRAGIKTVWVNRHNKERNEVIPTYEISNLEELFPILEKL, from the coding sequence ATGGTTAAAGCGATTTTTTTTGATTTAGATGATACCTTGCTTTGGGATCAAAAGAGTGTGAAGGATGCATTTGCGGCCACGTGTAAAGCAGCTGAAGACAGATACGGAATGGATGCCAATCAACTAGAGGAAGCAGTTCGCGATGCTGCGAGAAATCTTTACGCTTCCTATGAATTTTACCCTTTTACACAAATGATTGGGATCAACCCATTCGAAGGATTATGGGGCAATTTTTTAGATGAAAATCATGATCATTTTATAAAAATGAAAGACACTGTTCCTTCTTACCGAAAAGATGCCTGGACAAATGGGTTAAAGAAGATGGGTGTAGATGACGATGACTTTGGCTATGAGTTAGCAGAACGTTTCCCGCAGGAACGTAGAAAGGTACCGTTTGTATACGAGGAAACCTTTAAAACACTTGATGCATTAAAAGGTCATTATCAGCTCCTTCTTTTGACAAATGGTTCACCTGATTTACAAAAAACGAAATTAGAGATTACTCCAGAACTTGTTCCATATTTTAATAAAATTGTAATTTCGGGGGATTTTGGAAGAGGAAAGCCTGACCCCTCCATTTTTGAGCATGCCTTGTCGCTCATTTCATTAAACAAAGAGGAAGTTATTATGGTTGGGGATAACCTGATGACAGATATTCTTGGCGCAAATCGTGCAGGTATCAAAACCGTATGGGTCAACCGACATAATAAAGAGCGAAATGAAGTCATCCCTACATACGAAATTAGCAATTTAGAAGAACTTTTTCCGATCTTAGAGAAACTATAG
- a CDS encoding SRPBCC family protein: MKKWTKEIEIDAPIDQVWGLLDGSLEDMQKIMPQVVDHKPVKVTDEGVGSIYRQKYKEGNRIQEYDVETLEFLNTPDKKKLKVGFTLTNMFEITTLYELSQLNDQKTMFTYTCTNRPLKSFLKLFLFLASDKIVVQFCERVKKVAEEDNKKINILVK, translated from the coding sequence ATGAAGAAATGGACAAAGGAAATAGAAATTGATGCACCTATTGATCAAGTTTGGGGATTGTTAGATGGCTCATTAGAGGACATGCAAAAAATTATGCCTCAGGTAGTCGATCATAAACCAGTAAAAGTAACCGATGAAGGTGTAGGAAGCATCTATCGCCAAAAATATAAAGAAGGAAATCGGATTCAAGAGTACGATGTGGAAACATTAGAATTTTTGAATACTCCTGATAAAAAGAAATTAAAAGTAGGATTCACGCTTACAAACATGTTTGAAATTACCACCTTGTATGAATTAAGTCAGCTCAACGATCAGAAGACTATGTTTACATACACATGCACCAATCGTCCGTTGAAATCGTTCCTCAAGTTATTTTTATTTTTGGCAAGTGATAAAATAGTCGTTCAATTTTGTGAAAGAGTAAAAAAAGTGGCTGAAGAAGATAACAAAAAAATAAATATATTAGTCAAATAG
- a CDS encoding LysM peptidoglycan-binding domain-containing protein produces the protein MAVHVVIAGEDLWTISNRYNVSIQSIVDLNGLPSATSIVPGLALYIPNSLPPLRYYRIMAGDQIWKLAQQFNTDASAILAMNPGINPNHLHIGQIITIPSPEKLEIATLGFIVPSAESNVLTILDSISGQLTYLAIVSYSFTEEGFAYNQIEDSAIIAKSNQLNIIPLLMIRNFTGSDFSPELAGRVLGNPTYRGNLVASIVNLTIERGFGGVSIDLEFIPPARRSDFIIFLTDLKNALGELILHVNVHAKTADIPTNRIIGAYDYAAIGKAADLVAVMTIDYGYPGGPPDPIAPITWMEQVIQYSITQINPRKMQIAMALYGYDKVVQSNKTNAQSVLAAQNQAITTGTPIEFDSTSKSPWYRYWRGVEEHVVWFEDIRSYIEKYRLIDVYHLSGTTFWQISLAAPQNWAFLSRNIAVMKNMD, from the coding sequence ATGGCTGTTCATGTGGTTATAGCTGGGGAAGATCTATGGACAATTTCGAATAGGTACAATGTATCGATACAATCCATTGTTGATTTGAACGGATTACCGTCTGCGACTTCGATCGTTCCTGGTCTAGCCTTATATATCCCAAATAGTCTGCCACCGTTGCGTTATTATCGAATTATGGCAGGAGATCAAATCTGGAAGTTGGCACAGCAATTCAATACTGACGCCTCAGCAATTCTAGCCATGAATCCTGGAATAAATCCAAATCATCTCCACATCGGTCAAATCATCACCATTCCATCACCAGAAAAATTAGAAATTGCCACACTTGGATTTATTGTTCCATCAGCTGAGAGTAACGTTCTAACTATACTTGATTCAATTTCTGGACAGTTAACCTATTTAGCTATTGTCTCTTATTCGTTTACAGAAGAAGGATTCGCATATAATCAGATAGAGGATTCAGCAATCATAGCCAAAAGTAATCAATTAAACATCATACCATTATTAATGATTCGAAATTTTACCGGAAGTGATTTCAGTCCTGAGCTGGCTGGGAGGGTGCTGGGAAATCCAACCTATCGCGGAAATTTAGTCGCAAGTATTGTGAATTTAACGATAGAACGAGGTTTTGGCGGGGTCAGCATCGACCTTGAATTTATACCTCCTGCAAGACGCAGTGATTTTATTATTTTTTTAACAGATTTAAAGAATGCATTAGGCGAGCTTATTTTGCATGTAAATGTCCACGCAAAAACAGCTGATATTCCAACCAACCGGATTATAGGTGCCTATGATTATGCTGCGATTGGCAAAGCGGCAGACCTTGTAGCGGTGATGACGATTGATTACGGTTATCCTGGCGGCCCGCCCGATCCGATTGCTCCGATTACATGGATGGAGCAAGTGATTCAGTACTCCATTACCCAAATCAATCCGCGTAAAATGCAAATCGCTATGGCGCTTTACGGGTATGATAAAGTTGTTCAATCCAATAAAACAAATGCTCAATCAGTCCTTGCTGCCCAAAATCAAGCGATTACCACCGGTACGCCAATTGAATTCGACAGCACCTCTAAATCCCCGTGGTATCGGTACTGGCGTGGAGTAGAGGAGCATGTTGTCTGGTTTGAAGATATTCGTAGTTATATAGAAAAGTACCGTTTAATTGATGTTTATCATTTAAGCGGCACGACCTTCTGGCAAATAAGTCTTGCGGCACCACAGAATTGGGCATTTCTCAGTAGAAACATAGCTGTTATGAAGAATATGGACTAA